In the Augochlora pura isolate Apur16 chromosome 7, APUR_v2.2.1, whole genome shotgun sequence genome, gttaaaaaatatcaaacattaatgaaaagaaattcataGAATTTTGGTCCAGGGTTAAAGAAAAGGTTATGTGTACGGGTTGTACATTATACAAtggaaaaaatgtatatatatttctgttcgTATTGCGCtgatgaaaattataacagGATTGATATAAGGCGATTAATAATGATGTTTTAAGTAAAAACGGATTTCCACTAATTCACTAACCATCTTGCGGCAATTCCTCTTCGacggaaaaagaaataagGAAGAAAATCACGAATAAAAGAGACAGATAGATACGTGTccgtataataaaataaatgcataaaatgctcCACCTAGCGGATGAGATGAACATTTCGTTGagcatagaatatttttacaaagatGAAGCTTCTGTActtttcaaaaatcaatttgcaGTGAGCATACTTATGTAAGTAGATCCAccatgtaataaaaattaataacatatctGACACAACAATTATAATCTTTGAATAATACTTAGTTAATAATACGTATTTTTTATGTATCGCCGCGTTTTTTTAAAGAAGCGGTAACGCTGGGTGCTGTATGACATATATGCAacttcaaattttaaaatcaattttattttttgtgttcttagtaaaataattactccTTCGgtaaagaaaacattttatattattttgtatacgaATAGAACAACTacacattaatataattgtacaatatcGTAGTTCCCACTTTCCATACTACAAATTGCATACTTCTAGCCTCTAATTATACGTACATAACCTAATAAAcaagtttcaatttttgaacGTCAATTTGGAGGTTATATGTTGAAGAAGTTTTGAAAACAGTTATCTAAATATTGACGGacttaaaaatgatatttttgatTGATATCATGAAGCTGTGCAGATGATTTATACTGCTcttttgaaatgttaattttataaattaacgcctaagaaattttcgttatgatacatatattgatgtacaatagagaaataaatgctgttatttttaaatgattctgTTAATAAATCTCTTTGGTAGCacctttgtatttttaataaatattgttaagagATATTACTTTAACAATGACTGGTGAAAATGAACGCGGACTTCTGGATGATGTTCTCTCCAAGGTATATAGCTAAAAAAAgagtagaaaatttttgtatgcaatagaaatttgttctattgaaaattaatatttgtaatagagtatttgaaattttactaACTACTTGGTCTTTATTATTGCTATGAtgaatatagttaatattaagccgaaatgatttttttaaggGAATACAACGTAATGAAGAACAACATATAATATGGGAAAACTATCGGCGAGGTCATGAGAAAGTTGCTGAAACGTTACTCACATTCCGAAAAGATTTATCTGTAAACTGTATGGTACCGATAGGGAGAGGAGCATTAATGAAAGGGAAGTTAATTCATACTAATGAGGTGCTCGCTTGCCTTGGTAATGGATATTTTGCCAAGTACAGTGCTGAAGGTGCAGCAGCTCTTTgtgaaagaagaataaaatgtatGTTTCCATACTCATATCccaatttacataaaaatgtaattatggatattgattaattattctgtattaGGTGCTGAAGAAATGTTAAAGAATTTAAGTGGCGAAAGAGATTTGTATGAGACTAGGATAATGGCATTAGAGAATGATCTTTTCGGAGATTGTGCTGGTAGTGAAATTATAGAACACTGGAACGAGGATAAAATTGAGGAATGGAAAGGTAATTTCTtgtatttaattcaaattttgatcaaaatgttataaatgctATTTGAGTTGTTTTTTTTACAGTGAAacatagagagagggagaaggaatATCATCAGAAATTAGCTAAACTTAAACAAGAGGAAAAGCCGAAAATTGAAACAGAGGAGGATTTGTTCCACAGACTTGACCAGCTTGAATTAGAAGAGGAGTTGGCAGATGAATTTAACAGGTGTATTTCttgtcataattatttttattgttattgcaaatagtaatattaaaatactcgTACTacttgctatttttatataaaatataatatgactTACAGATTGGAAGGTGAACACTATGAACTCTTTGGGGAAGAATTAGAAGAATATTCCTATGAGTCAGAAAGTTCATCTGAAAGTGAGGAAGATGATTCTGAAGAAGAAAAGcaacagaataaaaaaaaagaaaaagagaagcagCTGGACAAAAATGATGAAGAAGAGAAGCAACGAGACAAGAAGGATGAAGAAGAgaagcaattgaaaaataaaaacgaaaaggaaaaacagctaaaagaagaagatgaagaagaaaaggaaacaccatggaaaaatgaagaaaaaaatacacaGTTTAAAGAAGAAGTTAAAATagaaactgtaaaaattaaaaagtgtgTCTCATTTCCAAAACTAGACTATGTAAATAAACAAAACGTTGAGCAATCAACAGATAAGGAAGAAGTCTCGGAGGAAGATATTCCTCGGATAGAGTTTAGCCATTCTGAAAATGTACCAGTTACAAGGTCAGAAGGAGACTCGATTAAAACACCAGCAGATATTTACAGAATATACTCAAAGCCtaaatcgattttaaaaagatCACCGAATGATATACCACCTATTCGAGATCCCCCACCAGATTACAGCacagaggaagaagaagaggatgTATGTGAACACGTTGATAAGCCTTCTACATACGAAtcagtaattatttaacaccAGTTTCTTCGTCTTAGTATTAGTTATATACTAAATCACTCTTAAcgtgatttttcaattttcaggTTGTCAaagatattaaagaaagagATACATCGATAACAGTAGAAAATGGTCCAAATACAGTAAAAGAAACTCGTCCGGTTAGTAAATTTAAACGAGATCGTCAGTTGAAAAGATAAAGAATAGTGttcttaatgtaattaaagtaaataaagaactGTTTTTGATAAGATTTTCCCTTTTATTCTGTTCCTATTTCCAGCGTAATGTGtgaacaatttagaagaacAGACAAGTCGTAGGATGAATGCCTCTAACAGCAATTTACGATGGTACTATAATGAAGTGTTACTGTAATAATAGACCGCGAGCGAGACAATCTTTATGAACGGTCAATGGGATGTTAATTCATTCAGTTgcaattactgtaattttattgattgGCTAGTGTTTATATAACTCTCGAGGCATTGACATCAGACATTTTCTTATGCCAGTTGGAAACTCTCAATTCAATCTTATTCtaagaagtatatttatttcataactatttaaaaataacaaattatgcaatttatttattgagattatataattgattatattacaattgactcaatattgacattattttcttgtcGGACGGTTTGACGGCCGTCAGTcattttactgtaataataattgacgTCGACTgaggaagagaggaaaatAATCTCGCAGTCCAAGTTCCTGATATTGCGAAAGGTTTCATACACGTTATTATCTCGAAGATGATCTGAAGGTATTGTCTCGGAAAAATTTATACCACGGAAGAAGACCGACGGCAATATGAATACTCGGGGACAGCCAAGTATCAACCGTTATAATGGTTTTCGTCATCCGAATAAGGAAGAGCAATTGAGTTGTTTCGAATCGTTCCTGGAAGCTGAGAAAGATGATAACTGaaatttgtcaaaattataGTCGCACTATATATCATCTATTTTCCGTGGGAATTTATGACTAAACTCtctaacatttttctaaaagtaaaaatatattaaattgcagattgtaaaaatataaagtaagtTTGAATAAAACACAAAACGAAGTG is a window encoding:
- the Uri gene encoding unconventional prefoldin RPB5 interactor, with protein sequence MTGENERGLLDDVLSKGIQRNEEQHIIWENYRRGHEKVAETLLTFRKDLSVNCMVPIGRGALMKGKLIHTNEVLACLGNGYFAKYSAEGAAALCERRIKCAEEMLKNLSGERDLYETRIMALENDLFGDCAGSEIIEHWNEDKIEEWKVKHREREKEYHQKLAKLKQEEKPKIETEEDLFHRLDQLELEEELADEFNRLEGEHYELFGEELEEYSYESESSSESEEDDSEEEKQQNKKKEKEKQLDKNDEEEKQRDKKDEEEKQLKNKNEKEKQLKEEDEEEKETPWKNEEKNTQFKEEVKIETVKIKKCVSFPKLDYVNKQNVEQSTDKEEVSEEDIPRIEFSHSENVPVTRSEGDSIKTPADIYRIYSKPKSILKRSPNDIPPIRDPPPDYSTEEEEEDVCEHVDKPSTYESVVKDIKERDTSITVENGPNTVKETRPVSKFKRDRQLKR